The following are from one region of the Silene latifolia isolate original U9 population chromosome 9, ASM4854445v1, whole genome shotgun sequence genome:
- the LOC141601971 gene encoding uncharacterized protein LOC141601971: protein MAKIRDLGTRKLSYAGRLVLIKAVLKTFHNYWASMFILPSGVIARIERICRNFLWDGGVDQMRNPLVSWDKVCKPTKEGGLGLKDDNIWNKAAIGKLVWWITSKSDHLWVKWASTIYIKDENWKNYLPPADSSWYWRKVCQVRDLLKDAYQQNEWPVQHGRGYTIAKGYEWLRNKGIPVQWDKFIWHKWTVPKHAFLVWMYQHGSLNTNAKLKRLGVVEDDTCLICGNAVENLDHLFLNCEYSKRVLQQIEIWLCHTLPVQNLMDWRGRLQGSRLKKGVMNAILNAALYHIWRQRNLSKFESKLLRP, encoded by the coding sequence ATGGCCAAGATTAGAGATTTGGGGACAAGGAAACTTTCCTATGCAGGAAGGTTGGTCCTTATTAAAGCAGTGCTCAAAACGTTCCACAACTACTGGGCTTCTATGTTCATACTACCTAGTGGTGTCATTGCCAGAATAGAGAGGATATGCAGGAATTTCCTATGGGATGGAGGAGTGGACCAAATGAGAAATCCACTGGTCTCTTGGGATAAGGTCTGCAAACCTACCAAGGAGGGGGGACTAGGCCTGAAAGACGACAATATATGGAACAAGGCAGCAATTGGTAAACTTGTATGGTGGATAACATCTAAGTCTGACCATCTTTGGGTCAAATGGGCGTCAACAATCTACATAAAAGACGAGAATTGGAAAAACTACCTTCCACCAGCAGACTCTAGCTGGTACTGGAGAAAGGTTTGCCAAGTCAGAGATCTCTTGAAAGATGCTTACCAGCAAAATGAGTGGCCAGTCCAACATGGTCGTGGTTATACCATAGCCAAGGGTTATGAGTGGCTCAGAAACAAAGGAATACCAGTACAATGGGACAAATTCATTTGGCATAAATGGACGGTACCTAAGCATGCTTTTCTAGTGTGGATGTATCAGCACGGAAGCCTCAACACAAATGCTAAACTTAAAAGATTGGGGGTTGTGGAGGATGATACCTGTCTCATCTGTGGAAATGCAGTAGAGAACTTGGATCATCTTTTCCTTAATTGTGAGTATAGCAAAAGGGTCCTCCAACAAATTGAGATCTGGTTATGTCACACTCTTCCAGTTCAGAATCTTATGGATTGGAGAGGAAGGTTACAAGGCTCGAGATTGAAGAAAGGGGTGATGAATGCAATCTTGAATGCTGCATTATACCACATATGGCGTCAGAGAAACCTCAGCAAATTTGAATCTAAGCTGCTAAGACCGTAG